The nucleotide sequence CGTGCAGTTGGTGAACGGGTAGAGGTGCCTGCGATCGTTCGGGTCGGACAGCTCGGCGGCGCATTCGGCGCAGGTCGCGATGTCCGGCGGGATCGTCGAGAGGGCGATTCCTTCCGTCCGGCTCCGGAGGATCCGGAATCCGGCGGCGTCCGAGGGGCGCACCCTCCGCGATGTGAGGCGGGTCACGCGCGCGGCAGCCGGGATCTCCCCGCGGAAGAGGGACCGGAACCGCGCGATGGCGGCCCGCGACCCCTCCACGCGGACGACGACGCCACCGGGGGTGTTCGCGACCCACCCGTCGAGGCCGCAGCGGGACGCGATCCGGTGGACGAACGGGCGGAACCCCACCCCCTGGACGACGCCGCGGACCGTGATCTCGAGCGCCGACCTCGCCACTTCTTCCGCTACACCCGGCGGGAGGCCGCGAACGCCGCGATCTCCCCCCGGATCTTTTCCACGATCTCCCCGAAACGGTCCGAGACCGCCGGGGACAGCTCGAGGCTGTACGTCGCGATGTCCGCGGGGACCACTCCGAGGATGAGCACGTCGGGGAGGGTGCCGCGGAGGCGCATCATCCCGAGAGTGTCGGCGAGGTTCAGGTCGTGGAGCGACCACGACGGGGCGCCGGATCCGGCGAGATCGTCCGGGCGGAGCCGGACCACCGTCCCGGGCGGGAGCGGCGCGCCCACGGCGTCGACGAGGACGACGCGCTCCTCCCCCTCGATGAGGTTCAACAGGGTGGCGCCGGCCACGCCGCCGTCCACATACTCCGCGCCGGGCGGTTCCCCCCGGGCGGAGAGCTCCCGCACGACGTGGACGCCGATCCCCTCGTCGCGAAGGAGGATGTTCCCGACACCGATGACCCGCATATTGCCCCCCGGATATGCAACTGCGCCTTCGAGACTCCCTCTTCGGCTGCGCCGCCTCGGAGGGGGGACTCCGTTCGTGGCTCGCCGTGCGGTGCACCTGCACGGCTGTGCCCCCCGTTCTTCCTGCAGCGGGGGTACCCCAGGGAGCGCATTTCGTCCGGGAGTGGGGCGCTTTA is from Deltaproteobacteria bacterium and encodes:
- a CDS encoding HyaD/HybD family hydrogenase maturation endopeptidase encodes the protein MRVIGVGNILLRDEGIGVHVVRELSARGEPPGAEYVDGGVAGATLLNLIEGEERVVLVDAVGAPLPPGTVVRLRPDDLAGSGAPSWSLHDLNLADTLGMMRLRGTLPDVLILGVVPADIATYSLELSPAVSDRFGEIVEKIRGEIAAFAASRRV
- a CDS encoding acylphosphatase — its product is MARSALEITVRGVVQGVGFRPFVHRIASRCGLDGWVANTPGGVVVRVEGSRAAIARFRSLFRGEIPAAARVTRLTSRRVRPSDAAGFRILRSRTEGIALSTIPPDIATCAECAAELSDPNDRRHLYPFTNCT